Part of the Sulfobacillus acidophilus DSM 10332 genome, TGATGACCCAACCGAATAAGCCAAACGTGGCCAGAGTCAACGGCAATGCCAAGAGCCGAATGAGCGGCCGGATCAAGAGGTTGACTAATCCTAACATAATGGCGGCTGTCAGCACCGTACTGAGATGCTGAGCGGTAATACCGAGATGTAACCGCGTCACCAACCAGAGCGCCAAGGCGCTACTGAGCCACAATATCAGACGGCGTCCCATGCGCATCCTCCCGTAAATAGTGCCAGAGCTCTTCCGCCGCTTTAGCGGTCATCCCCGGTACTTGGGCCAATTCTTCCACACTGGCTTGCCGCATCGCGTGCAAATCGGGATAGGCCCGCAGAAGGGCCCGTTTTCGTTTGGGACCGATGCCGGGCACATCATCCAGTAACGACCGCAAATTGCGTTTGGTGCGCAGTTGGCGATGAAACGTAATGGCAAACCGATGCGCTTCGTCCCTGAGATGCTGAAGCGTTTTTAACGCGGGAGAATCCCGGTCCAGGATGATCGGATGCGGATCCCCCGGCTGGTAAAGCCATTCATGCTCCTTAGCCAACCCGAAGACCGGGATATGACCCACTCCCGCCTCTTCCATCGCCTTCACGGCATAGCCGAGCTGCCCCTTGCCTCCGTCAATAATGACTAAGTCCGGCATCACCGCAAACTTCTTGAGATGCGGAGCCTCCTCGGCCAAATCGCGATGGCGAAACCGCCGAGAGATGACCTCATACATTGACTGAAAGTCATTAGGACCTTCCACGGTTTGAATTTTAAACCGCCGATATTGGCTCTTGTCGGGCTGGCCATGAGTAAAGACCACCATGGACGCAACCGATTCCGTTCCCTGGGTATTGGAAATATCATAACATTCCATGCGCTCGGGTAGTTTTTCTAATCCCAGCGCATGTTGAATCCCCAATAAGGCCTCCTCCCGGTCACGTTCACGGACCGCCAGCCGCCGTAAACTCTCGTCTCGTGCCAGTTCGGCGTTTTTCCGGACCAACTCCAATAGCCGAGCTTTTTCGCCCCGTTTGGGTACCGTCAGGCTCACACTTCGCCCCCGCCGTTCCCGAAGCCACTGCACCATCGGCCCGTGATCGTCCGGTAGTCGAGGCACTAAAATTTCTTCCGGAATATCGACGGTCTGGGCGTAATATTGGAAGAAAAACGCCCGGGCAATATCGGCGTCCTCGGCTCCTGCCACCCCCGTGAGCGTCAACGCCTCCCGTCCGGTTAACCGGCCTTGCCGAACCCGAAACACTTGCACCCAAGCCTCGTCGCCCGCCACCGCCCAATGAATCGCATCCAACTCGCGGCCCGCCCCCTGGGCCAGCTGTTGTTGCTGCGTCACTTCGCGGACCGCTTTGAGTTGGTCGCGCAGTTCCGCCGCCCGTTCGAAGGCCAGCGCCGCGGCCGCCTCTTCCATCCGCTTCAGCAAGTCCCGCTCCACGTCATCGGTCCGGCCTTCCAAAAATTGCTCCACCGCCCGCATCATCTGCCGATAGTCGGCGCTTGTCACCCATCCTTGGCATGGCGCTTGACATCGTTGAATGTGGTATTGCAAACAGGGACGAGCGGCGTTGGCAAATTTCTGGTTGGTGCAATTACGAATGGGAAAAATCCGGCGCAAAAGCCGAATCGTATCGCGGACCGCCTGCGCGCGCGGAAAGGGTCCGAAATAGCGGCTGCCGTCGTTTTGGGGCCGCCGGGCCACCAAAATCCGCGGGAATTCTTCTTCCCAGGTGAGCCGTAAATACGGATAGGCCTTGTCGTCTTTAAGCCGGATGTTATAGTGCGGTTGCATTTGTTTGATCAAAGTCGCTTCCAAAATTAGCGCTTCGACCTCGGTCTCCGTCACAATGATCTCGAAGTCCGCCACATGCCGCATCATCGCCGCCACTTTGGGCGCCAGTTTCTCCCGCTCTTGGAAATATGACCGTACCCGGTTTTTTAAGACCAAAGCCTTCCCGACATAAATCACCCGACCCTCGGAATCTTTCATCAGATAGACCCCCGGCGCGTCAGGCAACCCCGCCAGTTTCTCCCGCCACTGTTCAGCCGACTGCATATCCCTCTCCTCGCCTAGGACGGTACGGAAACAGACGACGAACGCCCGGCCAGATACCGTTTTAAATAGACGCCGGTATAAGACTCGGGCACCTCCATCAACTGTTCCGGCGTACCCGCTGCAATCACGCGGCCTCCGGCCTCCCCGCCTTCCGGACCCAAATCAATAACCCAATCAGCCGTTTTGATCACATCGAGATTGTGCTCAATGACTAAGACCGTGTCACCCTGATCCACCAGCCGTTCCAGGACCCGTAGCAAATGCCGGATATCTTCCGCATGAAGCCCGGTGGTCGGCTCGTCCAAGATATATAACGTACGCCCTTCGGACCGACGGGACAGTTCGGTCGCCAATTTCACCCGCTGCGCTTCCCCGCCGGATAGGGTCGTCGCCGGCTGTCCCAAGTGAATATACCCCAATCCGACGTCTTTCAGCGTTTCCAACTTCCGCTTCAGGCGGGGATGATGCTGAAAGAAATCGAGCGCCTCATCCACCGTCATATCGAGCACGTCGGCAATGTTTTTCCCCCGATACGTCACTTCGAGGGTTTCCCGATTGTACCGTCGTCCTTTGCAGACTTCACACGGGACGTAGACGTCCGGTAAAAAGTGCATTTCGATGCGTAAAATGCCGTCGCCTTTACAGGCCTCACAACGGCCGCCGCGCAAGTTGAACGAAAAGCGACCCGCCTTATACCCGCGGACATTGGCTTCCGGCGTGTGGGCAAAGATTTCGCGAATGAGGTCAAAGGCTCCCGTATACGTGGCCGGGTTCGACCGAGGGGTCCGCCCAATCGGACTCTGGTCAATGGCAATCACCTTATCCAACTCGTCGAGCCCCAAAATCCCCCGGTGCATCCCCACCCGGCGGTTACGGGCTCCGTTTAATTCCACTTCCAACCGGCGACGGATAATATCGTTCACTAACGTCGATTTGCCGGATCCCGAAACCCCGGTGACAACGACAAAGAGTCCTAGGGGAATGGGTACGGTAATATCTTTCAGGTTGTGCTCCCGAGCCCCTTCGACCGTCAGCCACCGTGATCCGGGAGGACGCCGCGTCGCCGGCAACGGAATTTCCCGGCGCCCCGACAAATACTCCGCCGTCAATCCCTGTCCGTGGCGCACCACCTCGGCCGGCGTGCCGGCCGCCACGACCTGACCGCCATATCGACCCGGCCCGGGACCGATATCGATGAGATAATCCGCAGCCCGCATGGTATCTTCATCGTGTTCGACGACCAACACGGTATTGCCTAAATCGCGCAAACGCTTCAAGGTCGCAATTAAGCGGTCGTTATCCCGTTGATGAAGACCGATGGACGGTTCGTCCAGAATATACAGCACTCCCATCAACGAAGACCCGATTTGGGTAGCCAACCGAATCCGTTGGGCTTCACCACCGGACAGCGTGCCGGCCGCCCGCGATAACGTCAGGTAACCGAGCCCGACATCAATCAAAAATCCTAGCCGTTCCAACACCTCTTTTAAGATGGGCCGGGCGATCCGCATCGCCCGATCGCCCAACGTCAGCTCCGTGAGAAACGTGCGCGCTTGATCAATCGACAAATCGGTCAGTTGGGCAATCGACAGTCCCCCGACCGTGACCGCCAACACTTCGGGCTTAAGCCGCTGACCGTGACACGCTTGGCAGGGGCGTGCCGTCATGTATTCTTCAATCTCCGCTTTTTGGGCATCGGACTGCGCTTCCCGATACCGCCGCTCCAAAATGGGAATCAAGCCCTGCCACCGAATGGTTTCGTGCCGCCGCTGACCGAATAGACTCTCATATTCAAAAGGGATCGGCTCGTTATAGCCGTACAAAAAGATGTGCTGAGCCTCCGGGGATAGCTCCCGAAACGGCACATCGAGCGGTGACCCGATGGTCCGAGCCACTGCCGTCACCAAATCCGGGTAAAATCGACTCGTCCCGCGATATAAGGGCGCGAGCGCACCCTCGGCCAATGATTTGGTCGGGTCAACCGCCAGTTCCGGGTCAATTTCTTGCTTAAATCCGAGTCCGGTACATTCCGGACACGCCCCATACGGCGCGTTAAACGAAAACATCCGGGGCGTTAATTCCTCCAGGGAAATCCCACATCGCGGGCACGCCAAGTCGCGGGCGTAGAGCTCCCCCGGCTCCTCGGGCGCGCCAATTTCCACGACCCCGCCGGCCACCGTCCATGCCGTTTCGATGGCTTCTGCCAATCGAGGGGCGACCTCCGGCCGTAAAATCAAACGATCGACAATCACCGAAATGGTGTGTTTGGTGTTCTTATTCAACGCGGGAGGCGATTCGAGTTCAATTAACGTGCCATCGACCCGTGCTCGGGTAAACCCTTGGCGCCGCGCTTCTTCCAAGACCTTTTCATGCGTGCCTTTGCGGCCCCGCACCAGCGGGGCACGGACTTCCAGCCGAGCCCCGGCAGGCCCGGCCAGCACGCGGTCCACGATCTGTTCAACCGTTTGCTGACTAATCGGGTCGCCGCAACGAGGACAATGGGGCTCCCCGGCCCGGGCATAGAGTACCCGCAGATAATCATAAATCTCAGTCACGGTGCCGACGGTACTGCGCGGGTTATGACTGGTCGTCTTTTGATCGATGGAGATGGCCGGTGACAACCCTTCGATGGCATCCACCTCGGGCTTATCCATTTGCCCGAGAAATTGCCGGGCATAGCTGGACAACGACTCGACATACCGCCTTTGACCTTCCGCATAAATGGTGTCAAAAGCCAAAGACGATTTACCGGAACCCGAAACCCCGGTAATAACCACCAGCTGATCCCGGGGAATTTCCAGCGAGATGTTTTTTAAATTATGCTGCCGAGCCCCAATGACTCGAATCACGTCGCTAGCCACGCCGCCTGCCTCCCGAGACCTTCTTGACCGGCTGTTCTTTTTCCAATTCCAGTAACATGTCACGCAGCATCGCCGCCCGTTCAAACTCCCAATTGCGGCTGGCTTCCTTCATCTCCTTGCGAATCTGGTTAATCAGTTTTACCCGTTCCCGAGCCGTGAGGTCTTGCACCTTTTTATCGGGTAACGCCGGGCCGGTCTGCCGAGTGGCTTGAATGACGTCGCGCACCGCTTTTTGAACCGTCTGGGGGGTAATGTGATGCGCTCGATTATACTCTTCTTGAATCCGACGGCGCCGCTCGGTCTCCGAAATGGCGTGCTGCATGGATTCGGTGACGCGATCGGCATACATAATGACCGTTCCGTCCACATTGCGGGCCGCCCGCCCAATCGTCTGCACCAAGGACGTGACCGAGCGCAGATAACCTTCTTTATCCGCATCTAAAATCGCCACCAACCCCACTTCCGGCAGATCGAGGCCCTCGCGCAACAAGTTGATGCCCACGAGAACGTCGAATTCTCCGAGGCGCAAATCCCGAATGATGGCCATCCGTTCCAGAGCATCAATATCCGAATGCAAATAGCGCACACGAATGCCGTGCTCGCGCAGGTATTCGGTCAGGTCTTCCGCCATGCGTTTGGTCAACGTGGTGACCAAGACCCGAAGCCCGCGATCGACCCGATGGCGGATCTCGCCTAAAAGATCGTCAATTTGACCGGTCGTGGGCCTCACGTCAATTCGGGGATCCAATAGCCCGGTCGGCCGCACGATTTGTTCCACAGTTTTTTCCGTGACGGACAATTCATAGGGGCCGGGCGTGGCCGAGACGAAGAGCACTTGATCAATGCGCTGCGTGAACTCCTCAAATGTCAGCGGTCGGTTATCAAATGCCGACGGCAGACGAAACCCATGCTCCACCAGACTCTCTTTCCGCGAGCGATCCCCGGCATACATCCCCCGAATTTGCGGTACGCTCACATGCGATTCGTCGACAATGGTGAGAAAGTGGTCGGGAAAATAATCAAGTAACGTAAACGGGGGCTCGCCGGGCCGGCGACCGGTAAAATGTCGGGAATAATTTTCAATACCGGAGCAAAATCCCACTTCCTGTAACATCTCGAGATCATAACGGGTACGATTTTCCAGCCGTTGAGCTTCGAGGTCTTTGCCCTGGGCCTTCAGTTCCCGTAGACGCTCCTCCAATTCCCGTTCAATGGACTGTAACGCCGGTTGGAGCCGATTTTGGCCCATTACGTAGTGCGACGCGGGATAAATCGCAACATGCTCCCGATCGCCGAGAATTTCGCCGGTTAAGACATCGAACTCCCGAATCCGTTCGATTTCGTCGCCGAACATTTCGATACGGATGGCTTGTTCACTGCGGTTGGCCGGAAACACCTCAATGACGTCGCCCCGCACGCGAAACTTCCCACGAACAAAATTCACGTCGTTACGATCGTATTGAATCTCCACCAATTTTCGTAATATCGCTTGCCGATCCCGCTCCATGCCCACCCGTAAAGACAACACCAAATCGCGATAGTCCTCGGGCGAGCCTAACCCGTAAATACACGATACCGACGCCACCACAATCACGTCGGGCCGTTCCAGCAAAGCCGAAGTGGCCGAGTGGCGTAACTTGTCAATTTCGTCGTTAATTTGGGCGTCTTTTTCGATATAAAGATCCGTTTGTGGGATATAGGCTTCCGGCTGATAGTAATCATAGTAGCTGACGAAATACTCGACGGCATTATGCGGAAAAAACGCTTTTAACTCGCCGGCCAACTGGGCCGCCAACGTCTTATTGGGAGCCAGCACCAACGTCGGTACGCCCATCTCTTGAATGACGTTCGCCATGGTAAACGTTTTTCCCGATCCGGTCACCCCTAAAAGTACCTGTCGGGTGAGGCCGGCTTGAAATCCCTCTAAGAGCTCCCGAATCGCTTTCGGTTGATCCCCTGTGGGTTCATAGGGGCTAACGAGTTGGAACGGACTCTGCATCAAATCCACCCCCATCCATCGTGCTTAGGATTGGCCCATCCGTTGGCGAAGAATGTCGTACGCTTTCATCAACTGCGGATCCTGCCCGAGAATATCCGACGGCACTACGGAACCGGGCTCCGGCACCACGACATTCGGTTTGAGTCCCACATGTTCGATATAGCTACCATTAGGAGTTAAATACTTGGCCACCGTCAATTTTAAGCTGGCGCCATTCCCTAGCGGAATAATTTCTTGAACGATACCTTTTCCATACGTGCGAGTCCCGACGAGCCACCCGCCCTGTCGCTCCTGAATCGCCGCCGCCAGAATC contains:
- a CDS encoding membrane protein of unknown function (PFAM: Membrane protein of unknown function~COGs: COG1950 membrane protein~InterPro IPR007165~KEGG: tbd:Tbd_2518 hypothetical protein~PFAM: Membrane protein of unknown function~SPTR: Putative membrane protein), with translation MGRRLILWLSSALALWLVTRLHLGITAQHLSTVLTAAIMLGLVNLLIRPLIRLLALPLTLATFGLFGWVINGFMLYIVSWLVPGFHLAGFGAAVIGAVVLALVTGVFHWIIYRASR
- a CDS encoding Excinuclease ABC subunit C (PFAM: UvrB/uvrC motif; UvrC Helix-hairpin-helix N-terminal; GIY-YIG catalytic domain~TIGRFAM: excinuclease ABC, C subunit~COGs: COG0322 Nuclease subunit of the excinuclease complex~HAMAP: UvrABC system protein C~InterProIPR000305:IPR001943:IPR001162:IPR004791:IPR 003583~KEGG: dae:Dtox_3952 excinuclease ABC subunit C~PFAM: Excinuclease ABC, C subunit, C-terminal; Excinuclease ABC, C subunit, N-terminal; UvrB/UvrC protein~SMART: Excinuclease ABC, C subunit, N-terminal; Helix-hairpin-helix DNA-binding motif, class 1~SPTR: UvrABC system protein C;~TIGRFAM: Excinuclease ABC, C subunit) is translated as MQSAEQWREKLAGLPDAPGVYLMKDSEGRVIYVGKALVLKNRVRSYFQEREKLAPKVAAMMRHVADFEIIVTETEVEALILEATLIKQMQPHYNIRLKDDKAYPYLRLTWEEEFPRILVARRPQNDGSRYFGPFPRAQAVRDTIRLLRRIFPIRNCTNQKFANAARPCLQYHIQRCQAPCQGWVTSADYRQMMRAVEQFLEGRTDDVERDLLKRMEEAAAALAFERAAELRDQLKAVREVTQQQQLAQGAGRELDAIHWAVAGDEAWVQVFRVRQGRLTGREALTLTGVAGAEDADIARAFFFQYYAQTVDIPEEILVPRLPDDHGPMVQWLRERRGRSVSLTVPKRGEKARLLELVRKNAELARDESLRRLAVRERDREEALLGIQHALGLEKLPERMECYDISNTQGTESVASMVVFTHGQPDKSQYRRFKIQTVEGPNDFQSMYEVISRRFRHRDLAEEAPHLKKFAVMPDLVIIDGGKGQLGYAVKAMEEAGVGHIPVFGLAKEHEWLYQPGDPHPIILDRDSPALKTLQHLRDEAHRFAITFHRQLRTKRNLRSLLDDVPGIGPKRKRALLRAYPDLHAMRQASVEELAQVPGMTAKAAEELWHYLREDAHGTPSDIVAQ
- a CDS encoding Excinuclease ABC subunit A (PFAM: ABC transporter~TIGRFAM: excinuclease ABC, A subunit~COGs: COG0178 Excinuclease ATPase subunit~HAMAP: UvrABC system protein A~InterPro IPR003439:IPR004602:IPR003593~KEGG: tmr:Tmar_0209 excinuclease ABC subunit A~PFAM: ABC transporter-like~SPTR: Excinuclease ABC subunit A;~TIGRFAM: Excinuclease ABC, A subunit), whose protein sequence is MASDVIRVIGARQHNLKNISLEIPRDQLVVITGVSGSGKSSLAFDTIYAEGQRRYVESLSSYARQFLGQMDKPEVDAIEGLSPAISIDQKTTSHNPRSTVGTVTEIYDYLRVLYARAGEPHCPRCGDPISQQTVEQIVDRVLAGPAGARLEVRAPLVRGRKGTHEKVLEEARRQGFTRARVDGTLIELESPPALNKNTKHTISVIVDRLILRPEVAPRLAEAIETAWTVAGGVVEIGAPEEPGELYARDLACPRCGISLEELTPRMFSFNAPYGACPECTGLGFKQEIDPELAVDPTKSLAEGALAPLYRGTSRFYPDLVTAVARTIGSPLDVPFRELSPEAQHIFLYGYNEPIPFEYESLFGQRRHETIRWQGLIPILERRYREAQSDAQKAEIEEYMTARPCQACHGQRLKPEVLAVTVGGLSIAQLTDLSIDQARTFLTELTLGDRAMRIARPILKEVLERLGFLIDVGLGYLTLSRAAGTLSGGEAQRIRLATQIGSSLMGVLYILDEPSIGLHQRDNDRLIATLKRLRDLGNTVLVVEHDEDTMRAADYLIDIGPGPGRYGGQVVAAGTPAEVVRHGQGLTAEYLSGRREIPLPATRRPPGSRWLTVEGAREHNLKDITVPIPLGLFVVVTGVSGSGKSTLVNDIIRRRLEVELNGARNRRVGMHRGILGLDELDKVIAIDQSPIGRTPRSNPATYTGAFDLIREIFAHTPEANVRGYKAGRFSFNLRGGRCEACKGDGILRIEMHFLPDVYVPCEVCKGRRYNRETLEVTYRGKNIADVLDMTVDEALDFFQHHPRLKRKLETLKDVGLGYIHLGQPATTLSGGEAQRVKLATELSRRSEGRTLYILDEPTTGLHAEDIRHLLRVLERLVDQGDTVLVIEHNLDVIKTADWVIDLGPEGGEAGGRVIAAGTPEQLMEVPESYTGVYLKRYLAGRSSSVSVPS
- a CDS encoding Excinuclease ABC subunit B (PFAM: Helicase conserved C-terminal domain; UvrB/uvrC motif; Type III restriction enzyme, res subunit; Ultra-violet resistance protein B~TIGRFAM: excinuclease ABC, B subunit~COGs: COG0556 Helicase subunit of the DNA excision repair complex~HAMAP: Excinuclease ABC, B subunit~InterProIPR006935:IPR001650:IPR001943:IPR004807:IPR 014001~KEGG: pth:PTH_2738 excinuclease ABC subunit B~PFAM: DNA/RNA helicase, C-terminal; Restriction endonuclease, type I, R subunit/Type III, Res subunit; UvrB/UvrC protein~SMART: DEAD-like helicase, N-terminal; DNA/RNA helicase, C-terminal~SPTR: UvrABC system protein B;~TIGRFAM: Excinuclease ABC, B subunit); amino-acid sequence: MQSPFQLVSPYEPTGDQPKAIRELLEGFQAGLTRQVLLGVTGSGKTFTMANVIQEMGVPTLVLAPNKTLAAQLAGELKAFFPHNAVEYFVSYYDYYQPEAYIPQTDLYIEKDAQINDEIDKLRHSATSALLERPDVIVVASVSCIYGLGSPEDYRDLVLSLRVGMERDRQAILRKLVEIQYDRNDVNFVRGKFRVRGDVIEVFPANRSEQAIRIEMFGDEIERIREFDVLTGEILGDREHVAIYPASHYVMGQNRLQPALQSIERELEERLRELKAQGKDLEAQRLENRTRYDLEMLQEVGFCSGIENYSRHFTGRRPGEPPFTLLDYFPDHFLTIVDESHVSVPQIRGMYAGDRSRKESLVEHGFRLPSAFDNRPLTFEEFTQRIDQVLFVSATPGPYELSVTEKTVEQIVRPTGLLDPRIDVRPTTGQIDDLLGEIRHRVDRGLRVLVTTLTKRMAEDLTEYLREHGIRVRYLHSDIDALERMAIIRDLRLGEFDVLVGINLLREGLDLPEVGLVAILDADKEGYLRSVTSLVQTIGRAARNVDGTVIMYADRVTESMQHAISETERRRRIQEEYNRAHHITPQTVQKAVRDVIQATRQTGPALPDKKVQDLTARERVKLINQIRKEMKEASRNWEFERAAMLRDMLLELEKEQPVKKVSGGRRRG